The following proteins are co-located in the Peromyscus maniculatus bairdii isolate BWxNUB_F1_BW_parent chromosome 23, HU_Pman_BW_mat_3.1, whole genome shotgun sequence genome:
- the Cmklr1 gene encoding chemerin-like receptor 1 codes for MEYFGTYNDSSSYDDEYSDGFDTIMDVEEVNPLEAKLVARIFLAVIYSVVCFLGILGNGLVIVIATLKMKKTVNTVWFVNLAVADFLFNIFLPIHITYTAMDYHWVFGKAMCKISSFLLSHNMYTSVFLLTVISFDRCISVLLPVWSQNHRSVRLAYMTCVVVWVLAFFLSSPSLIFRDTSHVHGKTTCFNNFSLSAPESFPHSAHSRIDPAGFSRLMVVTITRFLCGFLVPVCIITACYLTIVFKLQRNRLAKTKKPFKIIITIIVTFFLCWCPYHTLYLLELHHTAVPASVFSLGLPLATAIAIANSCMNPILYVFMGHDFKKFKVTLFSRLVNALSEDTGPSSYPSHRSFTKMSSLNEKPSVNEKETSAL; via the coding sequence ATGGAGTACTTCGGCACTTACAACGATTCCAGCAGTTACGATGATGAGTACTCTGACGGCTTCGACACCATTATGGATGTGGAGGAGGTGAACCCGCTGGAGGCCAAGTTGGTGGCCCGCATCTTCCTGGCGGTGATCTACAGCGTGGTGTGCTTCCTTGGGATCCTAGGCAACGGCCTGGTGATTGTCATTGCCACGCTCAAGATGAAGAAGACAGTGAACACGGTGTGGTTCGTCAACCTGGCAGTGGCCGACTTCCTGTTCAACATCTTCCTGCCGATCCACATCACCTACACCGCCATGGACTACCACTGGGTGTTCGGGAAGGCCATGTGCAAGATCAGCAGCTTTTTGCTCAGCCACAACATGTACACCAGTGTGTTCCTGCTCACGGTCATCAGCTTTGACCGCTGCATCTCTGTGCTGCTTCCGGTCTGGTCGCAGAACCACCGCAGTGTCCGGCTGGCCTACATGACCTGTGTGGTCGTCTGGGTCCTGGCCTTCTTCTTGAGTTCCCCGTCTCTTATCTTCCGGGACACGAGCCATGTGCACGGGAAAACTACCTGCTTCAACAACTTCAGCTTGTCTGCCCCCGAGTCGTTCCCACACTCCGCTCACTCCCGAATCGATCCTGCAGGGTTCAGTAGACTCATGGTGGTCACCATCACCCGCTTCCTTTGTGGCTTCCTGGTCCCCGTCTGCATCATCACGGCCTGTTATCTCACTATCGTCTTCAAGCTCCAGCGCAACCGCCTCGCCAAGACCAAGAAGCCCTTCAagatcatcatcaccatcattgtcACCTTCTTCCTGTGCTGGTGCCCCTACCACACCCTCTACCTGCTGGAGCTCCACCACACAGCTGTGCCGGCCTCTGTCTTCAGCCTGGGACTGCCCCTGGCCACTGCCATCGCCATCGCCAACAGCTGCATGAATCCCATTCTCTATGTCTTCATGGGGCATGACTTCAAGAAGTTCAAAGTGACTCTCTTCTCCCGCTTGGTCAACGCCCTGAGTGAGGACACGGGACCCTCCTCTTACCCTAGTCACAGGAGCTTCACCAAGATGTCATCACTGAACGAGAAGCCCTCCGTGAATGAGAAGGAGACCAGCGCACTCTGA